One window from the genome of Leucobacter aridicollis encodes:
- a CDS encoding TetR/AcrR family transcriptional regulator — MSLDHTASMPATEPGPDVRRKDATKNRELLVGAAREAIADQANASLDTIAQAAGLTRRAVYGHFPDRDALVREVIADGAREFGEIAARATAKDPRLALVFLATELWRASTSVRASANVAATESYRDAAAQAFEPLRTRLAEITRKGIESGALRGDMSAEVLALLIEEAAKATLRDQRITAGHTAETAIKVVLSIAGLSWREQAELLGPQPNTVESAAVKAS; from the coding sequence ATGTCTCTAGACCACACAGCATCCATGCCCGCGACTGAGCCAGGCCCTGACGTGCGCCGGAAAGATGCGACGAAGAACCGTGAACTGCTGGTTGGGGCGGCGCGGGAGGCGATCGCTGACCAGGCGAACGCCTCGCTTGACACCATTGCGCAGGCAGCCGGCCTCACAAGGCGCGCGGTCTACGGCCACTTTCCGGATCGCGACGCGCTCGTCCGCGAGGTGATCGCCGACGGCGCACGCGAGTTCGGTGAGATCGCCGCACGCGCGACAGCCAAGGATCCGCGGCTCGCCCTCGTCTTCCTCGCAACTGAACTCTGGCGCGCCTCAACAAGTGTGCGCGCCTCTGCGAACGTCGCCGCCACTGAGTCGTACCGCGACGCGGCGGCTCAGGCATTCGAGCCGTTGCGAACACGGCTGGCTGAGATCACGCGCAAGGGCATCGAATCGGGAGCGCTTCGTGGAGACATGAGCGCGGAGGTGCTCGCGCTGCTTATCGAGGAGGCGGCAAAGGCGACGCTCCGCGATCAGCGGATCACCGCCGGGCACACGGCAGAGACCGCAATCAAGGTTGTACTCAGCATCGCAGGTCTCTCGTGGCGGGAGCAGGCCGAGCTGCTGGGGCCGCAACCGAACACGGTGGAGTCAGCGGCAGTCAAAGCCAGCTGA
- a CDS encoding AMP-dependent synthetase/ligase translates to MINREIPHTQAADHAESMAPTANEPHAFTPQTVDIEQTRNVTELLMQRVRTAPAHIAFETRPAGEPLTAPWTQVSTQAFADAVSELAKGLVAAGVKPGDTIMIMAQTQYLWAVVDHAALFAGAVVVPVYDTASATQLEAILVDSRPVHAFVGTAADGERLAQAASNASSSSEARAPWISVMSSEPLSASAEQSAVAPATGTLSDLVALGADVADADLEARRLSASLDDVATIVYTSGTTGDPKGAQITHRNLVGQVLNTAAAYSEVVQETGNTVLFLPLTHVLGRALQLICIANGMRVAHLSDPKEVVQSLAVLRPTFLVVVPRVLEKIEAAAAASAAEKKLLPIWRSAHRTAIEWGAYLEAADQRPTLRAPIGLRLRRALHDRVFYSRLRAVMGGRLAYLLSGAATLRPSLATFFRGIGVPVIEGYGLTETTAPLTGGRPGSLRAGRVGTPLPGNEVRIADNGEILAKGVGVFAGYRNEAHNADAFVDGYFRTGDLGALAPDGSLTLRGRLKHVIVTSTGRTVSPEHWEHTVEQHPLVAHAALVGTDRPYLTALVVIDTEGATAWFKDRGDAPASALSASGFVVCSDGRILEEITAAIDRANDAVSPAERVQSWRGLVIGGDRLDEFVTPTMKLKRQVLLTEAEPIISELYR, encoded by the coding sequence GTGATCAATCGAGAGATTCCCCACACCCAGGCCGCAGACCATGCAGAGTCAATGGCGCCGACTGCCAATGAGCCGCACGCATTCACCCCACAAACTGTCGATATCGAGCAGACACGCAACGTCACTGAACTCCTCATGCAGCGCGTTCGCACGGCGCCAGCGCACATCGCTTTCGAGACCCGGCCGGCCGGAGAACCGCTCACGGCACCGTGGACACAGGTCAGCACCCAGGCCTTTGCCGACGCTGTCTCCGAGCTCGCGAAAGGACTCGTTGCCGCTGGCGTGAAGCCGGGCGACACGATAATGATCATGGCCCAGACGCAGTACCTCTGGGCTGTCGTCGACCACGCCGCGCTGTTCGCTGGGGCGGTTGTCGTTCCTGTCTACGACACGGCCTCAGCCACGCAACTGGAAGCGATCCTCGTCGATTCGCGGCCCGTACACGCGTTCGTGGGAACCGCCGCCGACGGCGAGCGCCTCGCGCAGGCGGCCTCAAACGCATCGAGCAGTTCTGAAGCACGCGCTCCGTGGATCTCAGTCATGTCATCTGAGCCGCTTTCTGCATCGGCAGAGCAAAGCGCGGTGGCACCCGCGACAGGTACCCTCTCAGATCTCGTGGCCCTCGGCGCCGACGTTGCCGACGCCGATCTCGAGGCCCGACGCCTCAGCGCCTCGCTCGATGACGTCGCCACTATCGTCTACACATCTGGCACCACCGGCGATCCGAAGGGCGCTCAAATCACGCATCGGAACCTCGTGGGCCAGGTGCTGAACACCGCAGCCGCCTACTCCGAGGTTGTGCAGGAGACCGGCAACACTGTGCTCTTCCTCCCGCTCACTCACGTGCTTGGCCGCGCGCTGCAGCTGATCTGCATCGCAAACGGCATGCGGGTCGCGCACCTGTCAGACCCTAAGGAGGTTGTGCAGTCGCTCGCGGTTCTGCGGCCCACGTTTCTCGTCGTGGTGCCCCGCGTACTCGAGAAGATTGAAGCGGCCGCTGCGGCCTCTGCTGCCGAGAAGAAGCTCCTCCCAATCTGGCGGTCTGCCCATCGCACCGCGATCGAGTGGGGAGCCTACCTGGAGGCCGCGGATCAACGGCCGACGCTGCGCGCACCAATCGGGTTGCGGCTGCGCCGAGCGCTGCACGACCGAGTCTTCTACAGCCGCCTTCGCGCGGTGATGGGCGGGCGGCTCGCCTATCTCCTCTCGGGCGCGGCCACTCTGCGCCCCTCGCTCGCGACGTTCTTCCGCGGTATCGGCGTTCCCGTGATCGAGGGGTACGGCCTGACTGAGACCACCGCGCCACTCACCGGGGGGCGCCCTGGGTCGCTGCGCGCGGGAAGAGTCGGCACGCCGCTGCCTGGCAACGAGGTCAGGATCGCGGACAACGGCGAGATCCTTGCGAAGGGCGTGGGCGTTTTCGCCGGCTACCGGAACGAGGCACACAACGCAGATGCGTTCGTCGACGGGTACTTTCGCACCGGCGACCTTGGCGCGCTCGCACCCGACGGTTCGCTCACATTGAGAGGCAGGCTCAAGCACGTGATCGTCACGTCGACAGGCAGAACTGTCTCCCCGGAACACTGGGAACACACTGTCGAGCAGCACCCGCTCGTGGCGCACGCCGCGCTCGTTGGCACGGATCGGCCCTACCTCACTGCGCTGGTGGTCATCGATACCGAGGGGGCCACCGCGTGGTTCAAGGATCGCGGCGATGCGCCGGCAAGCGCGCTCAGCGCGTCCGGGTTCGTGGTGTGCTCGGACGGCCGGATCCTCGAAGAGATCACCGCGGCAATCGACCGCGCGAACGACGCCGTATCGCCGGCGGAGCGCGTGCAGTCCTGGCGCGGGCTCGTCATCGGCGGTGATCGCCTCGACGAGTTCGTGACACCCACGATGAAACTGAAACGACAGGTACTCCTCACAGAGGCAGAGCCGATCATTTCCGAACTGTACCGCTAG
- a CDS encoding thioesterase family protein, protein MTASHTAYFRQHSPTRFEATQATAGAWNTAEQHIAPVIGLLAHLIEQDHGGRGGRLRLASLSCDILGVLPIGEFDVEVTVLRPGRTIELVEAVLTSNGRTGVRARAWMLQTADTSAIEGTSFPEMPDIEATPAFPFGETWNGACVKTIEARREYVCPGRARSWIRTSTPLIDGVETSTQARMIGMLDFANGMVPRADPSEVGFPNVDLNVSLFRAPSGSWLGLDSTVSFGSDAIGQTESVVHDEHGPVGTLTQTLTIRL, encoded by the coding sequence ATGACAGCCTCGCACACAGCGTACTTCCGGCAGCACTCACCGACCCGGTTCGAGGCAACCCAGGCGACAGCCGGTGCTTGGAATACGGCTGAGCAGCACATCGCCCCGGTGATCGGCCTGCTCGCCCACCTCATCGAACAGGATCACGGAGGCCGCGGCGGCCGCCTGCGGCTGGCCTCTCTGTCGTGCGACATTCTTGGCGTGCTCCCAATTGGGGAGTTTGACGTGGAGGTCACTGTGCTTCGCCCCGGGCGCACGATCGAGCTCGTTGAAGCGGTGCTCACGAGCAACGGGCGCACGGGCGTGAGAGCGCGTGCGTGGATGCTACAGACCGCTGACACTTCGGCGATCGAAGGTACGTCGTTCCCCGAGATGCCAGACATCGAGGCGACACCGGCCTTCCCGTTTGGTGAGACGTGGAACGGCGCATGTGTCAAGACCATCGAAGCCCGACGCGAGTACGTTTGCCCGGGACGCGCGCGCAGCTGGATCCGCACCTCCACTCCGCTGATCGACGGCGTCGAGACGAGCACCCAGGCACGCATGATCGGCATGCTCGACTTCGCGAACGGGATGGTGCCCCGCGCGGATCCGTCAGAGGTCGGCTTCCCGAATGTCGACCTCAACGTATCGCTGTTTCGCGCGCCCTCAGGGAGCTGGCTCGGGCTCGACAGCACCGTCTCGTTCGGCTCCGACGCGATCGGCCAGACGGAGTCAGTCGTGCACGACGAGCACGGGCCCGTGGGAACACTCACTCAGACGCTCACCATTCGGTTGTAG
- a CDS encoding DUF1295 domain-containing protein has translation MSQANSRSLILTVAAIVLGGLLALAGSNNSWTIGGGADGGGFPGFALAVIVAFAVQWIAYIPAAIAQTDRYFDLTGSLTYISVTILLLASSPGLDPRSVILTALVVIWAARLGSFLFARNRRSGTDDRFDEIKTSKLRFLSVWTVQGLWVSLTAAAAWIAITSANDAPLGWTTWAGLAIWLFGFAFEVVADNQKRLFKADQANAGKFIQTGLWSVSRHPNYFGEIVLWIGVLVIAAPAFQGWQWVALLSPAFVIVLLTRVSGIPLLEAKAERKWGDDPAYLAYRARTPRLIPRFGARSAEPTPDARE, from the coding sequence ATGTCTCAGGCGAACAGTCGCTCACTCATACTCACTGTCGCGGCCATCGTGCTCGGCGGATTGCTCGCCCTTGCCGGGAGCAACAACAGCTGGACCATCGGAGGCGGTGCCGATGGCGGCGGCTTCCCCGGGTTCGCGCTCGCGGTCATCGTCGCTTTCGCGGTGCAGTGGATCGCATACATCCCCGCGGCCATCGCACAGACCGATAGGTACTTCGATTTGACGGGCAGCCTCACCTACATCTCGGTGACGATCCTCCTCCTCGCAAGCTCGCCCGGGCTCGATCCGCGCAGCGTGATCCTGACCGCCCTCGTCGTAATTTGGGCAGCCCGCCTGGGTTCCTTTCTATTCGCAAGAAACCGGCGTTCAGGCACGGACGACCGCTTCGACGAGATCAAGACATCGAAGCTGCGGTTCCTCTCCGTCTGGACTGTGCAGGGCCTGTGGGTGAGCCTGACCGCGGCGGCCGCATGGATCGCGATCACCTCGGCAAACGACGCTCCCCTCGGCTGGACTACCTGGGCTGGTCTCGCGATTTGGCTCTTCGGTTTCGCCTTCGAGGTCGTCGCCGACAACCAGAAGCGGCTGTTCAAGGCCGACCAGGCCAACGCCGGGAAGTTCATTCAAACCGGGCTGTGGTCGGTGTCTCGCCACCCCAACTATTTCGGCGAGATCGTGCTCTGGATTGGCGTGCTCGTCATCGCGGCCCCCGCATTCCAAGGGTGGCAGTGGGTCGCGCTGCTTTCACCCGCGTTCGTCATCGTCTTGCTGACTCGAGTAAGCGGAATCCCACTGCTCGAAGCAAAGGCCGAGCGCAAGTGGGGCGACGATCCGGCATACCTTGCGTACAGGGCCCGCACCCCGCGGCTCATCCCCCGCTTTGGTGCTCGAAGCGCCGAACCCACACCAGACGCACGGGAGTGA
- a CDS encoding PrsW family intramembrane metalloprotease, which yields MNLQTPGTSTDTLPRDALDIQAAAISRSGWGATFEFVQPRNLCFWLYLILTGVGAVNLWKYVAPKAGFFAESLTLGAVVVGLAGIAWALWFHHIDRWERQPLGVVATALVWGAVPASFGFALTANSALLSIYPKLFGQEWAASWAAGLIAPFTEETAKLCGFLLIMGLAPKLVRTANDGLLIGAFIGLGFAVFEDFLYAVNATFDAFGVNPDASVVNVSVLRIATSAVSHPLFSALVCSGVIYLIGTVAQPRRVVRGVVFVLAGMALHFVWDDAAGLAGGNGLSMLLVLFGATVVALIVLSIAFRLALPVEAQVLRDILAPEVESGVVTAPEVASVADRRARRRFIRSAHGHAQRRAHRHLRHAVLGLAHELASAHGAHTDSVERARAEVVRLREAAGSELPSAGAE from the coding sequence ATGAACCTACAGACACCGGGCACATCAACCGATACCCTGCCACGCGACGCTCTTGATATTCAGGCTGCAGCGATCTCCCGGTCTGGGTGGGGCGCTACGTTCGAGTTCGTGCAGCCTCGAAATCTGTGCTTCTGGTTGTACCTCATCCTCACCGGTGTCGGGGCAGTGAACCTCTGGAAGTACGTCGCGCCGAAAGCCGGCTTCTTCGCGGAGAGTCTCACTCTTGGCGCTGTGGTTGTGGGGCTGGCCGGCATCGCCTGGGCGCTGTGGTTTCATCACATCGACAGGTGGGAGCGGCAGCCGCTTGGCGTTGTGGCTACCGCGCTTGTCTGGGGCGCCGTCCCCGCAAGTTTCGGCTTTGCGCTGACCGCAAACTCTGCTCTTCTCAGCATCTATCCAAAACTGTTCGGGCAAGAATGGGCGGCTAGCTGGGCAGCTGGTCTCATCGCGCCGTTTACTGAGGAGACCGCGAAACTCTGCGGGTTCCTCCTCATCATGGGGCTCGCGCCCAAGCTCGTACGGACGGCAAACGATGGTCTGTTGATCGGCGCGTTCATCGGGCTCGGGTTCGCCGTCTTCGAGGACTTTCTCTACGCAGTGAACGCAACCTTCGATGCATTCGGGGTGAACCCGGATGCCAGCGTAGTCAACGTGTCGGTGCTCCGTATTGCAACGAGCGCCGTCTCTCACCCACTCTTTAGCGCACTTGTCTGCAGCGGGGTCATCTACCTCATTGGCACGGTCGCGCAGCCCCGACGAGTCGTTCGGGGCGTCGTCTTCGTTCTCGCGGGCATGGCGCTTCACTTCGTCTGGGACGATGCCGCTGGTTTGGCGGGCGGAAACGGGCTCAGCATGTTGCTCGTATTGTTTGGCGCGACTGTTGTGGCCCTGATCGTGCTCTCGATCGCCTTCCGGCTTGCGCTCCCTGTCGAAGCGCAAGTTCTGCGGGATATTCTCGCGCCAGAGGTCGAATCGGGGGTCGTGACCGCTCCCGAGGTAGCGAGTGTTGCAGATCGCCGCGCGCGACGACGCTTCATTCGATCGGCGCACGGGCATGCGCAGCGGCGAGCGCACAGACACCTTCGGCACGCGGTGCTGGGGCTTGCACATGAGCTCGCGAGCGCGCACGGCGCACACACCGACTCCGTAGAGCGGGCTCGGGCCGAAGTTGTTAGGCTCCGTGAGGCGGCGGGCAGTGAGCTGCCCAGCGCCGGCGCGGAATGA
- a CDS encoding RCC1 domain-containing protein has protein sequence MEQSTQRRTDTPNDIAPQRKRLKVVAAIAAALAVAVGVSAGAVGAISTSNSTIRSNEFAKSLRVDAGVYDLGVTATDGAKFGSTPTAGSVSFEMHPAGADPLSLEPGDLVTSSVVLPAGMAPGELPAPERTTTYLRTWAAAEQHGIWTVTSTLAAETAAKVQLPSSEFAVTAAFPKIVGPEDLELRAEIGLPERLTSTHASDTTRVPVEWEVRSGVYDLAFTRGKNGGGEISFASLPTEAGENLHLRPGDSLVTSITLPAGVTAGALPAKSTVQGRTIEWESHARDAATIVTRTETISRDTQQIPSTRSAFDVVVAEQALSDGFTVSAAAELPGRFVSAQPTAELSVTGKIGPPPASKVAAGHGYSMATTTDGATFAWGAGQVGQLGSGTEKSSDVPVVTKSPDGRQFVQVVAGWDHSMAIADDGTLWGWGDNSFAQTGTGESFLVPVTTPKQVTALDGNTQFQSVSAGWRHTVALSTTGQVYVWGDGNRGVLGNGSSAGYSERPMLMPGLPNKPFAAVEAGFDITFAVTEDGEVWGTGSNEYGFLGLGESVSGITRPRQIPMPTTDPVIQVSAASTTNNTHVLALTDSGKMIGWGVNASGESGVPVDGESSWVYFEPTELQQPENVRFTKLAAGDQFSLGLAESGQVYSWGGRALGNGRGGTSEVPVLVLIPSGERIVDIAAGDAHAFALSASGRLYGWGSGQGGRLGNTNYLEQRSPIVIKLVAPRAAGATDDRPAAQEETESSSEPGSEEIPTDTEPDTAGSETVEDEATGPAIPGEEEDYAEAKPEEQTVRG, from the coding sequence ATGGAGCAGAGCACACAGCGCCGCACGGACACACCGAACGACATCGCCCCCCAGCGAAAGCGCCTGAAGGTGGTTGCAGCCATCGCTGCAGCGCTGGCGGTTGCAGTCGGAGTGAGCGCTGGCGCCGTCGGAGCCATCTCCACGAGCAACTCGACAATCCGATCGAACGAATTCGCAAAGTCGCTTCGAGTCGATGCCGGTGTATACGACCTTGGCGTGACCGCAACCGATGGCGCAAAGTTCGGGTCCACTCCGACCGCTGGATCTGTCTCGTTCGAGATGCACCCCGCCGGTGCAGACCCACTCTCGCTCGAGCCAGGCGACCTCGTGACCTCATCCGTCGTGCTCCCCGCTGGGATGGCGCCGGGAGAGCTGCCGGCACCCGAGCGCACCACCACCTACCTGCGGACGTGGGCTGCGGCTGAGCAGCACGGCATCTGGACGGTGACCTCAACGCTAGCCGCTGAGACGGCAGCCAAGGTGCAACTGCCATCGAGCGAGTTCGCCGTCACCGCCGCGTTTCCCAAGATTGTGGGGCCTGAGGACCTCGAGCTGCGGGCCGAAATCGGCCTGCCTGAGCGACTCACAAGCACGCACGCAAGCGACACAACGCGCGTGCCTGTCGAGTGGGAGGTTCGCAGTGGAGTCTACGACCTCGCTTTCACGCGAGGAAAGAATGGCGGCGGGGAGATCTCGTTCGCAAGCCTCCCCACCGAGGCAGGGGAGAACCTCCACCTCAGGCCTGGCGATTCGCTTGTCACGTCGATCACCCTCCCCGCGGGGGTGACTGCAGGCGCCCTCCCTGCGAAGTCGACAGTGCAAGGACGGACGATCGAATGGGAGTCGCACGCGCGAGACGCAGCGACAATCGTTACTCGCACCGAGACGATCTCGCGTGACACCCAGCAGATCCCGAGCACGCGTTCAGCATTCGATGTGGTCGTCGCCGAGCAGGCGTTGAGCGACGGATTCACAGTATCTGCAGCGGCGGAGCTGCCTGGTAGGTTCGTGAGTGCCCAACCAACAGCCGAGCTGTCGGTCACAGGCAAGATTGGGCCACCACCGGCCTCCAAGGTGGCGGCGGGACACGGCTATTCGATGGCCACAACCACCGATGGCGCAACTTTCGCGTGGGGTGCGGGCCAGGTCGGGCAGCTCGGCTCGGGAACTGAGAAGAGCTCTGACGTTCCTGTCGTCACGAAGTCTCCAGACGGACGTCAGTTTGTCCAGGTCGTAGCTGGCTGGGACCATTCGATGGCGATCGCAGACGACGGCACGCTGTGGGGGTGGGGCGACAACTCTTTCGCCCAGACCGGGACAGGCGAGTCGTTCCTCGTGCCTGTGACGACACCGAAGCAGGTCACTGCCCTTGACGGGAACACGCAGTTTCAGTCGGTTTCTGCGGGCTGGAGGCACACGGTCGCGCTGTCAACCACAGGGCAGGTGTACGTGTGGGGTGATGGCAACCGGGGAGTGCTCGGTAACGGCTCTTCCGCTGGGTATAGCGAGCGCCCAATGCTCATGCCCGGGCTTCCGAACAAGCCATTCGCTGCGGTCGAGGCCGGGTTCGACATCACTTTCGCCGTGACGGAAGACGGTGAAGTGTGGGGCACCGGCTCGAACGAGTATGGCTTCCTCGGTCTCGGCGAGAGCGTCTCTGGGATTACACGGCCACGCCAGATTCCCATGCCGACGACAGATCCTGTGATTCAGGTCTCCGCAGCAAGCACGACAAACAACACCCACGTGCTCGCGCTCACCGACTCTGGGAAAATGATCGGGTGGGGAGTCAACGCGTCTGGGGAAAGTGGTGTGCCGGTGGACGGCGAATCATCGTGGGTGTACTTCGAGCCAACTGAGCTGCAGCAGCCCGAGAACGTCCGGTTTACGAAGCTCGCCGCCGGCGATCAGTTCAGCCTCGGTCTCGCAGAGTCAGGTCAGGTGTACTCGTGGGGCGGGCGAGCCCTGGGCAACGGACGCGGTGGCACGAGCGAGGTTCCGGTGCTCGTTCTTATCCCATCGGGGGAGCGGATCGTTGACATCGCGGCTGGAGACGCGCACGCGTTCGCGCTGAGCGCCAGCGGTCGCCTGTATGGCTGGGGAAGTGGCCAGGGCGGACGCTTAGGGAACACCAACTACCTTGAGCAGCGGTCGCCAATTGTCATCAAGCTCGTGGCCCCGCGCGCTGCGGGGGCGACAGATGACCGTCCGGCTGCTCAGGAGGAAACTGAGTCGTCGTCAGAGCCCGGCAGTGAAGAAATCCCCACCGACACCGAACCAGATACTGCAGGTTCGGAGACCGTTGAAGACGAAGCGACGGGTCCTGCGATCCCTGGTGAGGAGGAAGACTACGCCGAAGCGAAGCCAGAGGAGCAGACAGTACGGGGATGA
- a CDS encoding YhgE/Pip domain-containing protein, with the protein MNNVLSLVKRDLRHATRNVMASIVLFGLIIIPSLFTWFNVIASWDPFANTSNLKVAVASTDAGFQSDLMPIPINVGEQVLSELRANDGLDWVITTKDDAIDGTKSGAYYAAIVLPPSFSSDMLTFYADGAERTSIKFYTNEKKNALAPKITEQGAEGVSSQISEAFTVTLSEVALGLVSSVSDYLTDENTQAALNRVESRIGNIATQLRGGARTAETLGALIESSVPLVDSAESLVTAAGAAFDDSSTALGNGSAAVGDLKGALTGATQSLVDALGATAGSYDAVAARIDDLYAEAGKVGGSQAAALNALADAVQVQVDQTTALKQKLVDEVQPLVPESGQAAFARVLTSLDESIARQEGVRDRMRQSATDIANGAGSAGESHDAIAAAVAEAKKAVTDAKDAYASGLKPQLDALAGTLDTISGDIAGIRDSLAGSSSRLAGAAGSVRTVLTESGEATTKLATSLNETADKFGELQRAIAKAADTGDLSEISEIIGAGPAVLATSLAEPVRVDRTAVFPIVGFGAGMAPLYSVLALWVGALLMTVTIRVDVNQETLPDRPELTTTQKYLGRYGVFALVGLAQSTLLTLGLVLFVQIEPAHPLLLILAGWVISLVFTLIVYTFVVAFGNAGKALAVLLLVIQISGSGGAYPLELLPQWFQNISPFLPATYAIQALRAAVAGVYGGDFWIALGMLLLFAIPALLLGLVLRRPMIPFNRKLMAALESTKLM; encoded by the coding sequence ATGAACAACGTACTGAGTCTCGTGAAGCGCGACCTGCGCCACGCCACCCGCAACGTGATGGCGTCGATCGTGCTCTTCGGTCTCATCATCATTCCGTCGCTCTTCACCTGGTTCAACGTGATCGCGAGCTGGGACCCGTTCGCGAACACGAGCAATCTGAAGGTCGCCGTCGCGAGCACAGACGCCGGGTTCCAGAGCGACCTCATGCCCATCCCGATCAACGTGGGGGAGCAGGTGCTCTCGGAGCTGCGCGCGAACGACGGGCTTGACTGGGTCATCACGACGAAAGACGACGCGATCGACGGCACAAAGTCGGGCGCATACTACGCCGCGATCGTGCTGCCGCCGTCGTTCAGCTCAGACATGCTGACGTTCTACGCCGACGGCGCGGAGCGCACGAGCATCAAGTTCTACACGAACGAGAAAAAGAACGCGCTAGCGCCGAAGATCACCGAGCAGGGGGCAGAGGGCGTCTCGTCCCAGATCAGCGAGGCCTTCACCGTGACGCTGAGCGAGGTCGCGCTCGGCCTCGTCTCGTCAGTGTCCGACTACCTCACCGACGAAAACACTCAGGCGGCGCTCAACCGGGTCGAGTCTCGGATCGGGAACATCGCGACGCAGCTGCGCGGCGGGGCGCGCACCGCCGAGACCCTCGGCGCGCTCATTGAATCGAGCGTGCCGCTCGTCGACAGTGCTGAGTCGCTCGTGACTGCCGCAGGAGCCGCGTTTGACGACTCATCGACGGCTCTCGGCAACGGATCTGCCGCGGTTGGCGACCTGAAGGGGGCGCTCACGGGTGCGACCCAGTCACTCGTCGACGCGCTTGGCGCGACGGCTGGGAGCTACGATGCTGTCGCGGCGCGGATTGACGATCTCTACGCTGAAGCGGGCAAGGTTGGCGGTAGCCAGGCCGCAGCGTTGAACGCGCTCGCCGATGCCGTCCAGGTGCAGGTAGACCAGACGACCGCGCTCAAGCAAAAGCTTGTCGACGAGGTGCAGCCGCTCGTGCCCGAGTCTGGCCAGGCCGCGTTCGCCCGGGTGCTGACGAGTCTCGACGAGTCGATCGCCAGGCAGGAGGGCGTGCGCGATCGCATGCGCCAGTCGGCGACTGACATTGCGAACGGGGCGGGATCCGCGGGGGAATCGCACGACGCGATCGCCGCGGCGGTGGCCGAAGCGAAGAAAGCGGTGACCGACGCGAAAGACGCGTACGCCTCGGGCCTGAAGCCGCAGCTCGACGCGCTCGCGGGCACGCTCGACACGATCAGCGGAGATATAGCGGGCATCCGGGATAGCCTCGCCGGATCCTCTTCGAGGCTCGCTGGCGCTGCCGGCTCCGTGCGCACGGTGCTCACTGAATCTGGTGAGGCCACCACGAAGCTCGCAACCTCGCTGAATGAAACCGCCGACAAATTCGGGGAGCTGCAGCGCGCGATCGCGAAGGCCGCCGACACTGGGGACCTCAGCGAGATCTCCGAGATTATCGGTGCCGGGCCTGCCGTGCTCGCGACGTCACTCGCTGAGCCCGTACGCGTCGACCGCACTGCCGTGTTTCCGATCGTCGGGTTCGGCGCGGGTATGGCGCCGCTCTACAGCGTGCTCGCCCTCTGGGTCGGTGCGTTGCTCATGACAGTCACGATTCGCGTCGACGTGAATCAGGAGACCCTGCCAGATAGGCCTGAGCTCACCACGACCCAGAAGTACCTCGGCCGCTACGGAGTCTTCGCGCTCGTTGGCCTCGCCCAGAGCACCCTGCTGACGCTGGGGCTCGTGCTCTTCGTGCAGATCGAACCAGCCCACCCGCTGCTGCTCATCCTCGCCGGGTGGGTGATCTCGCTCGTCTTCACACTCATCGTGTACACGTTCGTTGTTGCCTTCGGAAACGCTGGCAAAGCGCTCGCCGTGCTGCTGCTCGTGATCCAAATCTCGGGTTCGGGGGGCGCGTACCCGCTCGAGCTGCTGCCACAGTGGTTCCAGAACATCAGTCCGTTCCTGCCGGCGACCTACGCGATCCAGGCACTGCGCGCCGCGGTTGCGGGCGTCTACGGCGGCGACTTCTGGATCGCGCTCGGGATGCTGCTGCTGTTCGCGATCCCCGCGCTACTGCTCGGACTTGTGCTGCGCCGCCCGATGATCCCGTTCAATCGGAAGCTCATGGCCGCGCTCGAATCTACGAAACTGATGTGA